The genomic segment CCGCGCAGCACATCGCGCCAGGCCACGAGCCGGGGCGCGGGGAGTCCGGCGGCTCGCACGGCGTCGGCGAACATCGTCACCCGGCGGTTGCCGGGATTGCCGACGACGGCGAAGCGGACGTCGGAGCGGACGGTGGAGCTACTCGGAGACGGCGACATAGCGCCACTCCTCGTCCTCGTCCTCATCCTCCGCGCTCTCCTGTTCGGAGAGGTCCACCGTCACCCCGGCGGCGCCCAGTTCACTGCTGACGCGCTCCATGACCGCGTCGCTCAGGTAGTGGTGACTCAGGTCGAGACGGGTCAGATGGGTGAGCGGCTGCCCGCCGAGCAGGGCGGCGGCGCCTTCGTCGCTGAGCACACCCATCGAGAGACCGAGCGAGGTGAGCTGGGCGACGACCGGGGCGGCGGCCACGGCCGCGGCGATCTCGTCCTGCAGTTCGCTGTTCTGCAGCCCGAGATGGCGCAGGGCCGGGAAGCGGCCGCCGGCCAGCACCGGGGCGAGGTCGGCGACCGTGGAGTCCCCGCCGTACTCCTCGACGCCCAGCCACAATTCCAGGTGCTCCAGGGCGGGAAGCTCACTCGCGGCCACGGCACACACGACGCTCCCCGGCAGCCCGCCGGACTCGAACCGCAGCACGCGCAGCGCGGTGTGCCGCACCGGCGACAGGACCAGGGCGTCGTCCCCGGTGTTGCCGCCGCGCACTCCCAGTTCCTCCAGGAGCGGGAAGGCCTCCACCACGGGGGTGATGTCGGCCATCCGCAGCCAGGAGATCTCGCAGGACTCGCCCTCCACATCGGCGAGGAACAGCGCGCGCAGGCCGGGCAGCCGGGCCGCGTCGGAGGTGATCAGCTCCACCACCGGGCCCAGGCTCGTGTAGTCGCCGTCCCACCAGGAGCCGATCACCAGGGCGGTGACCCGCTCGGTGTCCACCGTGTCCAGGAAGCCGCGCCACAGTTCGGGGAACGCGGTGTCGGCGCCGTAACCGCATTCCAGCCCCCAGGCGACGCTGTCCGCGGCCGGCAGGCCGTCCACGGGGCCGGCCGGATGCGTCAGGGCGTGAACCGGCAGGCCGGCGAAGGTGTCCCTCATTCCGCCACCGCCGTGAAGCGGTGCACGACACCGTCGTTGTTCCAGCTGCGGCCCGGTTCCGACAGGTCGACCTCGACGCCGGCGGGCACCAGCGTGTCGCGCAGCCGCGCGGCGATCGGGTCGCTGAGGAAGTGGTGGTGCAGGTCGAGCCACTGCAGATGGGTGAGGGGCTGGCCCTCCAGCAGCGCGGTCGCACCCTCGTCGGTGAGGACGCCCAGGGACAGGTCGAGGGAGCTGAGCCGGGCCACCACCGGGGCGGCGGCGACCGCGGCGGCGATCTCGTCCTGGATCTCACTGTTGCGCAGCCCCAGATGGTGCAGCGCGGGGAAGCCGCCGCCGGCCAGTATCGGGGCGAGATCGGCGACGGTGGCGGTGCCGCTGTACTCCTCGACGCCGAGCCACAGTTCCAGGTATTCCAGCGCGGGCAGCTCGCTCGCCGCGATACCGCGGACGACCTCGGCGGGCAGGCCGCCGGCCTCGAACGTCAGGGTGCGCAGGTGCTCGTGCCGCACCGCCGGGAACAGCAGACCGGTGCCGCCACGGGCGCCGAACTCCCGCAACTCCGGATAGGCCGCCAGGACGGGAGTGACGTCGGACTGCTCGATCCAGGAGATCTCGGCCTGCTCCTGCTCCAGGTCACCGATGAACACGGCCTCCAGCGCGGTCAGCTGGTCCTTGGCGTCGACGAGGTCCTCGACGATCCCGGTGGAGTCCTCCTCGTAGGCCTCGCCCCACTGGCCGATGATGATCGCCCGCACCCGGGAGGGATCCACCGTGTCCAGGAACCGGTCCCAGACGTCCCCGAACTCCTCGTCCGAGTCGTCGTCGTAGGGATCCGCGGCGAGCCGCCAGGCGACGGTCTCCGGCGCGGGCAGCTCGTCCTTGCTGTCGGGCCCGGGGAAGTCGAAGGCAGGAAGGCCGTGCAACTCCTGCAGATGCTCTACGGCTGACATGACGCGGGTCTCCTGACACGGGCGGGACGGGTCTGACGACTGATCTGGGAAGAGTTCTACCAAGCCGCACTGACAACGCGGACGGCGGGCGTTGTCAGACCGGCCACGTAGCTTCGGGACATCGGCCGCCGCAGGGTGCGGACGGCGGAGGGGAGCGTGCTGTGTACCGGCAGGGGGACGTGTTGATCATGCCGTTGGAGGCGGGGGAACCGCCGCGCGGAGTCGAGGCGTTGGCGCGCCAGCCACGGGACGGAAAGGGGCGGCTGGTGCTCGCGCTCGGCGAGGTGACCGGGCACGCGCACGCGGTCGTCGGGCCCGGCACCCTGCTCCGCGAGCCCGGGCCGTTCGGCGACGCGTTCCTCCATCTCCCGGACGGCGGGCGGGTGGTGCACGAGGAGCACGCGGCGATACCGCTGCCCAAGGGCTGGTTCCGGGTGGTGCGGCAGCGCGAGTACGTGCCCGGCGCCGTACGCGTCGTGGCGGACTGACGGTGCGCGGCGGTGCCGCGCGACCGGCGGGGGAGTGCAAGTGACCGAGGACGAGGGGCGGGGACGGACGGAATGACGACGGCACTGGAGACGGCGGCGCGCTGGCGGGCGATCGCGGCGGAGACCGGGGCGGCGGACCGCGCCGCGGCGGAGGCGGGGATACAGCTCGCGTACTGGCAGGCCGGACTCCCGGCACCGGAGCGCGTCGTGTGGACCGGCTCGCCGCTGGAGGCCGCCGCGACCGCGATGCGGCTGGTGGCGGAGGACGGTACGGGACGCTGCGTGCGGGACGCGGTGCGGACGCGCCCGTGGGCGGCGGAGCGGCAGCGCCGGCACGCGGCGCTCGGCCCCGCGGGCTGGGCCGAGCGGTGGGCGCTGACCGGCGGCCAGCTGTGGGACTCGACGGCTTCGCTCGCCGACCGGATCCGCACCGGTGTGGTGGAGGCGCTCAGCGAGGAGCCGGCCGGCGCGGCCGCCGTCCGCCTGGTGCTGCTGGACGCGGTGCTCGGCCAGCAGGACGCGGCGTGGCTGGCCGCCTTCGACGAGGAGGCCGGGACGCTCGAAGGCGTCTCGGCGGTGGCCCGCGCCGCCGGCTGGTGGTGGCCGTACGAGCGGGTCGTGGTGATAGCGGAGCGGCCGGTGGAACTGCACCGGGACGAGGCGGGCCGGCTGGACCGGGGCGACGGGCCCGCGCTCGCCTTCCCCGACGGCTTCGCCCTGCACGCCTGGCGCGGTATGCCGGTGCCGGCCGCATTCCTCGCCGGCCTCGCGGACCTCACCCCGGCCCGGATACGGACCGAGGAGAACGCCGAGCTGCGCCGCGTGATGCTGGAGTACTACGGCTACGACCGCTATCTCGCGGAGTCCGGTGCCAGGCCGGTGGCCCGGGACGAGACCGGGATCCTGTGGCGGATCGAGCTGGACGACGACGAGGCGGTGGTGATGGTCGAGGTGGTCAACTCCACCCCGGAGCCGGACGGCACGCACCGGACGTACTGGCTGCGGGTCCCGCCGCGGACCAGGACCGCCCGGGAGGGCGTCGCCTGGACCTTCGGGCTGGACGCGGACGGCTATCTGCCCGAGCGGCAGACCTGAGGGGGCTGAGGAGCGGCCGGGGGTGATTTGCCTCTCGGGCAAAAGATTTGCCCGAGAGGCAAGGCATGCTGTTCCATCAAAGGCATGGACACCGACATCGCGTCCGCGGAGACGCTGCTCCTCGCCCCCCGGCTGAAGGAACAGCGCCGTCGTACCGGCCTCACCCTGGAGGCCGCCGCCCGGCGGCTCGAGCTCTCCGCCGCGCATCTGTCGCGGATGGAATCCGGGCTCCGGCAGCCGTCGCTTCCCGTACTGCTCGGGCTGGCCCGGCTGTACGGCACGACCGTCTCGGACCTGCTGGGGGAGACGACCGCAGAACCGTTCCCCATCGTACGCGGCGACAGCATGGCACCGGTGCCCGCCGGAGGCTGGACCTACTGGCGGGCCGGCGGCACCGGCCGGGCCATGCAGGCGCTGCGGGTCCATGTACCGCCCGAGGCGCAGGACCGGCTGGTCCGCGTGCACCCCGGTGAGGAGTGGCTCTACGTCACCGCCGGCCGGCTGCGGCTCTCCCTCGGGGAGAACACCCACCTGCTGGACGCCGGCGACGCGGCGCACTTCGACTCGCTGGTGCCGCACCGCCTCGCCGCCGCCTCCCCCGAAGGGGTCGACCTGCTCTTCCTGCACACCCTCATGCAGAGCGAGGCGGCCGGCCTGTGCATCACCCCGCAGGACACGCAGGACCCGAAGAGAGCGGACGCCCCGAAATGAACGACACCGCCCCCACCGAAACCACCCCCAGCGGCACCGGCACCACCCCGGTCCGCGCCGCAGCCGCCGACACCGCCACCAACACCGCCACCGGCCGCCCGCGCCACGAACCGCTCGCCCCGGAGCTGCGTACCAGCGAGGGCAGCGAGCGGCGCAAGGAACGGGCCGTGGTCCTGCGCGTCCTCGTCTACGTGGTCGTCGCGCACCTGCTGGCCGGGTTCATCTGGCTGCTGTTCGTACTCGGCGCGCACGGCAACTGAGCCGCACCGTCATCAGCCGCGCTTGGCTCCCGACTCCGTGAGCGTGACGCCGCTGAACTCGGTGATGAAACCGGCGCCGAGGGCCCGGGACGGCGTCTGCGACCCGTGCGGCAGACCGGCCAGCCGGGGCATGATCCGCAGCACCGACTCGACGGTCAGCTCGTAGCTGTTCGGCATCGTCACCGTCGCCTGGGCGCTGCGCCCCTCCGGGTCGCTCGCCCGCGCCCAGGCCTCGGAACGCGTTCCGGCCAGCGCTTTCGCACTGGGTCCGCGCACCAGAGCGCCGACGGCGGCGTGCGCCAGGACCCGCGCCGGGCGCAGCCGCATCACCTTGCTGAAGGCGGCGGCGCCGGGCGGCAGCGGCATGTAGGTGGTGATGTTGGGGATGTCCGTCGAGTGGAAGGCGGTACTGACGTCACCCCAGGGGATGGAGGTGACCATCCGCGGCCCGGAGGGGAACGCCGCCCTGGTACGGCGCCAGCCCATCGGCACCGCGCTGATCGTGCCGTCGATCCGGGCCCGCCCGCCGTCGGGCAGCCCCTCGATCGCGGTCCTGGCGGTGCCGGGACTCGCGGTCCCGCCGACCAGGATCGCCAGGTCGAGGCGGTTCGCGGTGGGCAGGGCCGCGGCGACGGTGGCGGCCAGGCAGTCGGTCGGCACGACGTCGAAGCCCGCGCCCGGCAGCAGGACGACCTGGGCGGCGCGGGCCCGCCCGTCAAGGGCGTGCAGCTGCTCGAAGACATCGATCTCGCCGGTGATGTCCAGATAGTGCGTCCCGGTCTCGATGCAGGCGAGCGCCATCGGCAGCGCCGTAGCCGAGAACGGGCCCGCGCAGTGGGCGACCGACTCGACGCCCTCCAGTGCGCGCCGGAGGGCGACCGGGTCGGAAAGGCCGAAAATGCGGTGTTCGAGGCCGAGTTCCGCCGCGAGCGGCGCTACCTTGGCGATGCTGCGGCCGGCCAGTACCACCCGTTCACCACGGGCCGCGGCCCGCCGGGCGATCAGGCGTCCGGTATATCCGGTGGCGCCGTACAGCATCCAGGTCATGGAACACGTCCTTCCTGAGAGCGGTCCGGCGTCGCGCCGCCGGTATTGCAGTGTGTCGTACGCGGCCGGGCATGCGAGGCTTGGGCCGTAACCGAACGAAACCAGGAGGCCCCCATGACTGCCGAGGCATCAGACCAAGAGGCGACCGAGGCGACCGAGGTGCCCGACACTGCGGACGCGTCCGCCGCGGCCGAGCCGGCCGAGGACGAGGTCAAGCGCAAGTTCCGTGAAGCCCTGGAGCGCAAGCGCGGAGGCAACAAGAGCGCCGCTGCCGCCGGCGGCGGGCCGGACAGCTCGAAGATCCACGGTGCCCACGGGCGAGCCGGCGGACAGCGCGAGTTCCGCCGCAAGAGCGGCGGCTGATCCGTACGACCCGCACCCTTCCTTGCCCACGGCCGTGGGGCGGGCTCGTTTTCCCGAGCCCGCCCCACGGCCGTCGGGGATCTGCCTGACAGGGGTGTCCGGACGATCCCCCTCGTCCTCCGGTGGAAGCAGGGCGGCGGCGTAGGGTCGGACGGGTGACGACGAATCCATTC from the Streptomyces sp. RKAG293 genome contains:
- a CDS encoding STM4015 family protein, which gives rise to MRDTFAGLPVHALTHPAGPVDGLPAADSVAWGLECGYGADTAFPELWRGFLDTVDTERVTALVIGSWWDGDYTSLGPVVELITSDAARLPGLRALFLADVEGESCEISWLRMADITPVVEAFPLLEELGVRGGNTGDDALVLSPVRHTALRVLRFESGGLPGSVVCAVAASELPALEHLELWLGVEEYGGDSTVADLAPVLAGGRFPALRHLGLQNSELQDEIAAAVAAAPVVAQLTSLGLSMGVLSDEGAAALLGGQPLTHLTRLDLSHHYLSDAVMERVSSELGAAGVTVDLSEQESAEDEDEDEEWRYVAVSE
- a CDS encoding STM4015 family protein, whose product is MSAVEHLQELHGLPAFDFPGPDSKDELPAPETVAWRLAADPYDDDSDEEFGDVWDRFLDTVDPSRVRAIIIGQWGEAYEEDSTGIVEDLVDAKDQLTALEAVFIGDLEQEQAEISWIEQSDVTPVLAAYPELREFGARGGTGLLFPAVRHEHLRTLTFEAGGLPAEVVRGIAASELPALEYLELWLGVEEYSGTATVADLAPILAGGGFPALHHLGLRNSEIQDEIAAAVAAAPVVARLSSLDLSLGVLTDEGATALLEGQPLTHLQWLDLHHHFLSDPIAARLRDTLVPAGVEVDLSEPGRSWNNDGVVHRFTAVAE
- a CDS encoding DUF6745 domain-containing protein is translated as MTTALETAARWRAIAAETGAADRAAAEAGIQLAYWQAGLPAPERVVWTGSPLEAAATAMRLVAEDGTGRCVRDAVRTRPWAAERQRRHAALGPAGWAERWALTGGQLWDSTASLADRIRTGVVEALSEEPAGAAAVRLVLLDAVLGQQDAAWLAAFDEEAGTLEGVSAVARAAGWWWPYERVVVIAERPVELHRDEAGRLDRGDGPALAFPDGFALHAWRGMPVPAAFLAGLADLTPARIRTEENAELRRVMLEYYGYDRYLAESGARPVARDETGILWRIELDDDEAVVMVEVVNSTPEPDGTHRTYWLRVPPRTRTAREGVAWTFGLDADGYLPERQT
- a CDS encoding XRE family transcriptional regulator codes for the protein MDTDIASAETLLLAPRLKEQRRRTGLTLEAAARRLELSAAHLSRMESGLRQPSLPVLLGLARLYGTTVSDLLGETTAEPFPIVRGDSMAPVPAGGWTYWRAGGTGRAMQALRVHVPPEAQDRLVRVHPGEEWLYVTAGRLRLSLGENTHLLDAGDAAHFDSLVPHRLAAASPEGVDLLFLHTLMQSEAAGLCITPQDTQDPKRADAPK
- a CDS encoding DUF6126 family protein; translation: MNDTAPTETTPSGTGTTPVRAAAADTATNTATGRPRHEPLAPELRTSEGSERRKERAVVLRVLVYVVVAHLLAGFIWLLFVLGAHGN
- a CDS encoding trans-acting enoyl reductase family protein, with the protein product MTWMLYGATGYTGRLIARRAAARGERVVLAGRSIAKVAPLAAELGLEHRIFGLSDPVALRRALEGVESVAHCAGPFSATALPMALACIETGTHYLDITGEIDVFEQLHALDGRARAAQVVLLPGAGFDVVPTDCLAATVAAALPTANRLDLAILVGGTASPGTARTAIEGLPDGGRARIDGTISAVPMGWRRTRAAFPSGPRMVTSIPWGDVSTAFHSTDIPNITTYMPLPPGAAAFSKVMRLRPARVLAHAAVGALVRGPSAKALAGTRSEAWARASDPEGRSAQATVTMPNSYELTVESVLRIMPRLAGLPHGSQTPSRALGAGFITEFSGVTLTESGAKRG
- a CDS encoding DUF5302 domain-containing protein; its protein translation is MTAEASDQEATEATEVPDTADASAAAEPAEDEVKRKFREALERKRGGNKSAAAAGGGPDSSKIHGAHGRAGGQREFRRKSGG